A genomic window from Silene latifolia isolate original U9 population chromosome 11, ASM4854445v1, whole genome shotgun sequence includes:
- the LOC141612180 gene encoding protein JINGUBANG-like: MHRSLSDSKTLSTFLYEETPDRSPTFHRVSHHQLPRRSLDTVLSRNSWSNKTVLSPKSSPLLTPSPKSSWSFSPPCTPSCSPLIHHCISSLHRDGNIHSVVVSKGLVLTGSSSACIRAWRPLTSCEWGFIQASSGEVRAMLAHGDLVFTSHKDRRIRVWNIESCTTKFSPSKVTTLPKPSPLKFLTSKCRGSPHKDIISCMAYNHVDGILYTGSWDKTVKAWRLSDRRCTDSFLAHGDNINDMVVNRDGNLFTCSSDGLVKMWSQVRGETFHTLTMTLSFLPFPTYALALHEAPESRESLLYSGSSDGCLNLWERKLSGGYSHVGSIHAHRFAVLCLTILNDMVISGSADSTIKIWKRGHGKTHQCLAVLDGHRGPVKCLSACIETGVGEKGFLVFSASLDHTFKVWRVKVFPEQKETQLFICDSDSMNDGKIVWEESPVLSPTWVKKVQLGRLSVSN; the protein is encoded by the coding sequence ATGCATCGCTCGCTTAGCGATAGTAAAACTCTTTCTACCTTCTTATATGAAGAAACACCCGATCGATCACCCACATTTCACCGTGTCTCCCACCACCAGTTACCTCGTCGTTCTCTTGACACTGTATTATCTCGAAACTCTTGGAGTAACAAAACCGTCCTGAGTCCAAAATCATCACCACTTTTGACACCGAGCCCTAAGTCCAGTTGGTCATTTTCTCCTCCTTGTACTCCCTCTTGTTCTCCTCTTATCCACCATTGCATATCCTCCCTTCACCGAGATGGTAATATTCACTCTGTTGTGGTCTCAAAAGGGCTAGTGTTGACCGGCTCAAGTAGTGCTTGTATTCGTGCATGGCGGCCCTTGACGTCTTGTGAGTGGGGATTCATACAAGCGAGTTCAGGTGAGGTTCGAGCTATGCTAGCTCATGGTGACTTGGTGTTCACCTCACATAAGGACCGccgaattagggtttggaacattgAGTCTTGCACTACAAAGTTTAGCCCTAGTAAGGTCACAACCCTTCCAAAACCAAGCCCCTTAAAGTTTTTAACATCTAAATGTAGAGGTAGCCCACATAAGGATATTATCTCTTGCATGGCTTACAACCATGTTGATGGGATATTATACACCGGCTCGTGGGACAAAACTGTCAAAGCTTGGAGGTTAAGTGATAGACGATGTACCGACTCCTTTTTGGCTCATGGAGACAATATCAATGACATGGTGGTGAATCGAGACGGGAACCTCTTCACTTGTTCCTCAGATGGGTTAGTGAAGATGTGGAGCCAGGTCCGCGGTGAAACTTTCCATACCCTAACCATGACCCTTAGCTTTCTTCCCTTCCCAACATATGCACTGGCTTTACATGAAGCACCGGAATCCCGAGAGAGCTTACTATACTCGGGATCCTCAGATGGATGCTTAAACCTCTGGGAGCGTAAGCTTTCCGGTGGGTATAGCCATGTGGGGTCCATACACGCACACCGGTTTGCAGTCCTTTGCCTGACCATCCTCAATGATATGGTCATAAGCGGATCAGCTGACTCGACAATTAAGATATGGAAGAGGGGCCATGGGAAAACCCATCAGTGTCTTGCAGTCCTTGACGGGCATAGAGGACCTGTTAAATGCCTATCAGCTTGCATTGAGACGGGCGTTGGCGAAAAGGGTTTCTTAGTGTTTAGTGCAAGCTTAGATCATACCTTTAAGGTGTGGAGAGTCAAGGTTTTTCCAGAACAGAAG